A genome region from Fodinibius salicampi includes the following:
- a CDS encoding tetratricopeptide repeat protein encodes MMLLSCEYEQQNSQEDEQLVPLIPEALNAMSFSISTDDSIAQAYFDQGLQLGYAFGRGDARRSFIEAQQLDSTCAMCYWGEAWARGPYLNNQWYVQPGAYDAVKKAMELAEAGHTNAMEKSLITALDTRYNKEDDLTNRAQLDTAYVQAMEKVYQEFPGHPEITTLYAEALFILEPRRGERSLADPDVKRIVEVLEEAMKETGMHPGLCHFYIHVLEASDQPERALSCAEYIGDSIPGASHINHMPSHIWNQVGEWEKSVSANINAWHTDLKADRGEAFEIYEGHNLHMLAFTAAMDGQGAISIQAAKDLAKITGSNVQHLLALIRFGRFEEVLELVSRPDGETEGGIWEFAQGYAQLKTGNKDTAQDYLESLKSIANNSEDNYNRHPAQKLLGVLGYILEGEIFRKDKSYIKAVKAFEEAVTIYDQFEYSEPEPLPFSPRHWLGSVLIDMGDYSKAEEVYRRQLEHHPNNGWSLFGLKEALKRQGKPEEEVENDFLESWKRSEVWIESAQF; translated from the coding sequence ATGATGCTGTTATCATGTGAGTATGAACAACAAAATAGTCAGGAAGATGAACAACTTGTTCCTTTAATACCAGAGGCACTAAATGCAATGAGTTTTTCTATTTCCACTGATGACTCAATTGCACAGGCCTATTTCGACCAGGGATTGCAACTCGGATATGCTTTTGGTAGGGGAGATGCTCGGAGATCATTTATAGAAGCACAACAGCTGGATTCCACCTGTGCTATGTGTTATTGGGGTGAGGCTTGGGCAAGGGGTCCTTATCTTAACAATCAGTGGTATGTTCAGCCCGGGGCCTATGATGCCGTCAAAAAGGCTATGGAATTGGCGGAAGCAGGACATACTAATGCTATGGAAAAATCTTTAATTACTGCCCTGGATACCAGGTATAACAAAGAAGATGATTTAACAAACAGGGCCCAATTGGATACCGCCTATGTGCAAGCTATGGAAAAAGTCTACCAAGAGTTCCCGGGGCATCCGGAAATAACAACTCTTTATGCGGAAGCTCTTTTTATCCTTGAACCCCGAAGGGGAGAACGAAGCCTTGCAGATCCGGATGTGAAGCGTATAGTAGAAGTACTTGAAGAGGCCATGAAAGAAACTGGGATGCATCCGGGACTATGTCATTTTTATATTCATGTTCTGGAAGCCTCCGACCAGCCGGAAAGAGCGTTATCATGTGCGGAATATATCGGTGATTCCATTCCGGGAGCCAGTCATATCAATCATATGCCATCGCATATCTGGAATCAGGTGGGAGAATGGGAAAAAAGCGTTTCGGCAAATATTAATGCTTGGCATACCGACCTGAAAGCAGATCGTGGGGAAGCTTTTGAAATTTATGAGGGACATAACCTCCATATGTTAGCTTTTACAGCTGCTATGGACGGACAGGGAGCCATATCGATACAAGCCGCCAAGGATCTGGCAAAAATAACAGGTAGTAATGTTCAGCATTTGTTAGCCCTTATTCGTTTTGGAAGGTTTGAAGAGGTATTAGAGCTGGTTAGTCGACCGGACGGAGAGACTGAGGGCGGGATTTGGGAATTCGCGCAGGGCTATGCTCAGCTAAAAACTGGGAATAAAGACACTGCACAGGATTATCTTGAGTCACTTAAAAGCATTGCTAATAATTCTGAGGATAACTATAACCGGCATCCTGCTCAAAAATTATTGGGTGTCCTTGGTTATATCCTTGAGGGAGAGATTTTCAGAAAAGACAAGAGCTATATAAAAGCCGTAAAAGCATTTGAAGAAGCAGTTACCATTTATGACCAATTTGAGTATTCTGAACCGGAGCCACTCCCATTTTCGCCTCGTCATTGGTTGGGGTCAGTTCTGATTGACATGGGGGACTATAGCAAGGCAGAAGAAGTGTATCGCAGGCAGCTGGAGCATCATCCCAATAATGGATGGTCATTGTTTGGTTTGAAAGAAGCGCTAAAGAGACAGGGGAAACCAGAAGAAGAAGTAGAAAATGATTTTCTGGAAAGTTGGAAGCGATCGGAAGTATGGATTGAATCGGCGCAATTTTAA
- a CDS encoding sugar-transfer associated ATP-grasp domain-containing protein codes for MEKELIKINREIMKNIASGLNKISSYVGKINKKKRRDRELQECFDQIRLHSAKELEEQMEEYRSDEAHLNKLKEFNKRFLGGYNNIGWNMLLCTQTGIMSEKFIPEDVFVNHIEPRLNNVHHARSFQEKNNYDTIFQDIRRPETLVRYVNGTYFNAHYEHISLEEVMNILASHDNPLLLKPTLFSGRGRGIEIFQSGQEEELINFIHKNKSTHYSSIVQSWVNQHPELAKVYSGSVNTLKTITLRIDGEIVHLMSRLNFGGGTSHTDKIGYIVGVNEEGQAQVIAFNKQTLKKQKIHNDSEIAFGSIHVPSFDKAVSMCKKAHQRLLHFDMVSWDIAIDSEGVPVLIELNIKSQGIVQMQLTNGPLFGEHTEKILQNMNLNIYFNI; via the coding sequence TTGGAAAAGGAACTAATTAAAATAAATAGAGAGATCATGAAAAATATTGCTTCAGGTTTGAATAAGATATCTTCTTATGTCGGTAAGATAAATAAAAAGAAGAGGCGTGATAGAGAGTTACAGGAATGTTTTGACCAAATCCGCTTACACTCAGCAAAAGAACTTGAAGAGCAGATGGAAGAATATAGGTCAGATGAGGCTCACTTAAATAAATTAAAAGAATTCAATAAGCGATTTTTGGGTGGATACAATAATATCGGCTGGAATATGCTTCTTTGTACCCAAACAGGCATAATGTCAGAAAAATTTATTCCTGAGGATGTATTTGTGAATCACATAGAGCCAAGGCTAAATAATGTTCATCATGCAAGAAGCTTCCAGGAAAAAAACAATTATGATACTATATTTCAGGATATTAGGAGGCCAGAGACACTTGTTCGATATGTCAACGGAACCTATTTCAACGCACATTATGAACATATATCTCTTGAAGAAGTTATGAATATATTAGCTTCCCATGATAATCCTTTACTTCTGAAACCAACACTCTTTAGTGGAAGGGGGCGTGGGATAGAAATATTTCAATCGGGTCAAGAGGAAGAATTAATTAACTTTATACATAAAAATAAAAGTACTCACTATTCTTCTATTGTTCAGTCATGGGTTAATCAACATCCCGAGCTTGCGAAAGTCTATTCAGGAAGTGTAAATACATTGAAAACGATAACTCTACGTATTGATGGTGAGATAGTTCACCTGATGAGCAGATTGAATTTTGGAGGAGGAACAAGTCATACAGATAAGATCGGCTACATTGTGGGAGTTAATGAGGAGGGACAGGCACAAGTAATTGCATTTAATAAGCAGACGTTGAAAAAACAAAAAATTCACAATGATTCTGAGATTGCCTTTGGAAGTATCCACGTACCTTCTTTTGACAAGGCAGTTAGTATGTGCAAGAAGGCTCATCAGCGATTACTTCATTTTGATATGGTATCTTGGGATATTGCTATTGATTCTGAGGGAGTACCTGTGCTTATCGAACTTAATATAAAATCTCAGGGAATTGTTCAGATGCAATTGACTAATGGACCTTTGTTTGGAGAGCATACCGAAAAGATATTGCAAAACATGAATCTGAATATATACTTCAATATTTAA
- a CDS encoding HAD-IIIC family phosphatase — MEKIKLVIWDLDETFWEGTLSEEGVVAKEKNIDILKTLTSRGIINSICSKNDFEQAKEKLIDLDVWEYFVFPSISWQAKGQQVKQIIENCQLRAENVLFLDDNHLNREEVKYYNKNIWTKSPDFILKNMTHQALEGKDDRGHSRLKQYKLLEEKSEEQEKYSSNVAFLRDSNIQVTYIEDLSPIKERIHELISRTNQLNFTKKRLSPQQVEMVINDQTNLSFALKVKDKFGDYGIVGFVQYDLDHHKLTHFVFSCRILNLGVEQFVYQKLKYPDIDIKGDVAISLTEDSDIDWISEQLQSTDTKDSSSPELKEQDTDYSTKLLFTGSCELGSVLYYLQAYSKHIQKNVVEVGKDNLPEFPDHLITILNSKFIKDEHHLNLLEELPFLSQHNLENKVFRENYNALIYSVVANYGQNVYRHKKYGFRIAWGEYDHLLTFKTENQKMIEYLESRGIENPNTFIEEFDNHYDHEGLLSPKEFKEMLHKLRDTLSANLPIIFINGAEINPDPEGEPAALQRHKEMNNALDEFINQASNCYLVDVRKLASSQSDMGTTIRHFNRRVYKKMSDQIISILGDQIRFKVDRDLKTDMAIKYQFYKKILKNKFLTNPAVNNKLTKTIYRSTLKKLLK; from the coding sequence ATGGAAAAAATAAAACTAGTTATCTGGGATCTGGACGAAACCTTTTGGGAGGGGACGCTTTCAGAAGAAGGAGTGGTTGCAAAAGAAAAGAATATTGATATTCTGAAAACACTCACATCCAGGGGGATCATTAACAGCATATGCTCAAAAAATGATTTTGAGCAGGCAAAAGAAAAGCTTATTGACTTGGATGTATGGGAGTATTTTGTTTTCCCCTCAATAAGCTGGCAGGCAAAAGGACAACAGGTAAAGCAGATTATTGAGAATTGTCAACTTAGAGCAGAAAATGTACTGTTTCTGGATGACAACCACCTTAACCGCGAAGAAGTTAAGTATTACAATAAAAATATTTGGACTAAATCACCGGATTTTATCTTAAAAAACATGACCCACCAGGCTCTTGAAGGGAAAGATGACAGGGGCCATTCCCGGTTAAAACAGTATAAGTTGCTAGAAGAAAAATCGGAGGAGCAGGAAAAGTATTCTTCCAATGTAGCATTTCTCAGAGATTCAAATATTCAAGTAACCTATATCGAAGATCTTTCTCCAATAAAGGAACGTATTCATGAACTTATTTCCCGTACGAACCAACTGAACTTTACGAAGAAACGGCTAAGTCCTCAACAGGTAGAAATGGTTATCAATGATCAAACCAATTTGTCCTTTGCACTTAAGGTAAAAGATAAATTTGGTGATTACGGGATTGTAGGATTTGTTCAATACGATTTAGATCACCATAAACTCACTCATTTTGTCTTCTCCTGTCGCATTTTAAACCTCGGAGTTGAACAATTCGTCTATCAAAAACTCAAATACCCGGATATTGATATTAAAGGAGACGTGGCTATATCGCTAACAGAGGATTCGGACATTGACTGGATCAGTGAACAGCTACAGAGTACAGATACAAAGGATTCATCCTCCCCTGAATTGAAGGAACAAGATACTGATTATTCAACAAAGCTATTATTTACGGGGAGCTGTGAGCTTGGATCTGTTTTATATTACCTTCAGGCCTATTCGAAACACATCCAAAAAAATGTAGTCGAAGTGGGGAAAGATAACCTTCCCGAATTTCCAGATCACCTTATCACGATCTTAAATAGTAAATTCATAAAGGATGAACATCATCTCAATTTACTAGAAGAACTTCCATTCCTAAGTCAACATAACTTGGAGAACAAAGTTTTTCGCGAAAACTACAACGCTTTGATATATAGCGTGGTTGCTAATTATGGTCAAAATGTATATCGACATAAAAAATATGGATTCCGAATTGCATGGGGAGAATATGATCATCTGTTGACTTTCAAAACAGAGAATCAGAAAATGATTGAATACCTTGAAAGCCGGGGAATAGAAAATCCCAACACATTTATAGAAGAATTTGATAATCATTATGACCACGAAGGTTTACTCTCCCCTAAAGAGTTTAAAGAAATGCTTCATAAATTAAGGGATACTCTTTCTGCTAATCTCCCTATCATATTTATTAATGGAGCTGAAATAAATCCCGATCCTGAAGGAGAGCCCGCTGCCCTCCAAAGACATAAAGAAATGAACAATGCACTTGATGAATTTATCAATCAAGCGTCAAACTGCTACTTAGTGGATGTAAGGAAACTTGCGAGCTCCCAATCGGATATGGGAACAACTATCCGGCACTTTAACAGGCGTGTTTATAAAAAGATGTCAGATCAAATTATCTCAATACTTGGGGATCAAATCAGATTTAAAGTAGACCGGGATTTAAAAACAGATATGGCTATTAAATACCAGTTTTATAAAAAGATACTCAAAAATAAGTTTCTCACGAACCCGGCAGTCAATAATAAGTTAACCAAAACCATATATAGATCAACACTAAAGAAACTGTTAAAATAA
- a CDS encoding GumC family protein, whose amino-acid sequence MASHDFIQNNGSSSNGTSFKKSISQKANIAQQELIDFKRLFSLISRYKWVFLLCIIIFASGAYAYVNYYLAPIYKSSATVLIENTESNLPGSESEIGQIVSSSFSIGRGQNVVQNAIYLFQSKELSNRVAEKVLQFDEQPNGKRYPIFWTNYPEDSTMVSSATVASRIRSGLKVERSEQGSSLLVVSYESYSPYETAQIVNFAVNEYQNLSLAKKKKSASNAHEFLAEKKEELKEALDRSEQQLSQFTGSQDLVALESQASNAVNSLSELEAERQSIQIQLESTNTAIENYENKIESIKPGLSDQYSKAIGPQIASYQQQLAQLTTRRFILLSNNPRLKENPDSEPELKKLNEQIEELRSEIESLSAEMLGEDGQYIGFVGENSGNMAQELGNIQRQLMELRMQKSQFEAQISALDRRIEQSRGFLDRVPDNRVQLARLERTVEMNRELYTSISQQEAEIGLWEQTQSSNATIFDHATVNMSPVKPQKTIWYLGSILLGFLLPLAIILAKDYFTSVINSSEKLKSYPYPLLSVIYHYSLLESRGWNFSKKKGSEKGVSEDLVMYHDTTSPIAESYRRMVGNLLYGNPDHIPKTLLITSSGAGEGKTTLTANLGWALAEIGKKVLIIDCDFRRPNSHKMFNLSVSPGLTELVYDESTAEKAIRSTKMTDLYVLPAGKKPIQPAKLTSSSKFKELVKKLKEEYDIVLFDTPPYGIVSDITPIIGMSDQIIVAAKFNETKDVVLKNTLEDLNRGYDENNIGLVLTMYKPKKSSDSYETKGLYQYRYQEYYDYAKTN is encoded by the coding sequence ATGGCAAGTCACGATTTTATTCAAAATAATGGGAGCTCTTCAAATGGCACTTCATTTAAAAAGAGCATCTCGCAAAAGGCAAATATAGCTCAACAAGAGCTGATCGATTTTAAACGGTTGTTTTCATTAATCAGCAGGTATAAATGGGTATTCTTGCTGTGTATAATCATTTTTGCTTCAGGGGCCTATGCTTATGTGAATTATTATTTGGCACCTATATATAAAAGCAGTGCTACAGTATTAATAGAAAATACTGAGAGTAACTTACCTGGATCGGAAAGTGAAATAGGACAAATTGTTTCTTCCTCCTTTAGTATCGGAAGAGGACAGAATGTGGTACAGAATGCTATTTATCTATTCCAATCTAAGGAACTTTCTAATAGGGTAGCTGAAAAGGTGCTCCAGTTTGATGAACAACCGAATGGTAAGAGGTATCCAATTTTTTGGACCAATTACCCGGAGGATTCTACAATGGTATCTTCGGCTACGGTTGCGAGCAGAATTAGAAGTGGCTTAAAAGTCGAGCGTTCGGAACAAGGCTCTTCACTTCTGGTTGTTTCCTATGAAAGTTATTCTCCCTATGAAACGGCACAGATCGTTAATTTTGCAGTTAATGAATACCAAAACCTTTCATTGGCAAAGAAAAAGAAATCGGCTAGTAATGCACATGAGTTTCTTGCCGAAAAAAAGGAGGAATTAAAAGAAGCACTGGACCGATCAGAACAGCAACTTAGCCAATTTACCGGAAGTCAGGATTTGGTTGCTTTGGAATCTCAGGCAAGTAATGCGGTTAATTCTTTATCGGAATTGGAGGCCGAACGTCAGTCAATACAGATTCAGCTAGAATCTACTAATACTGCTATCGAAAATTATGAAAACAAAATAGAGTCTATTAAACCGGGTTTATCAGATCAATATTCAAAGGCTATTGGACCACAAATAGCAAGTTACCAGCAACAGTTGGCCCAGCTGACAACCCGACGATTTATACTGCTTTCTAATAACCCAAGATTAAAGGAAAATCCGGATTCGGAACCTGAACTCAAAAAACTAAACGAACAAATTGAGGAACTGCGCTCGGAAATTGAATCCCTAAGTGCCGAAATGTTAGGAGAAGACGGGCAGTATATTGGATTTGTTGGTGAAAATAGCGGTAATATGGCACAAGAGCTTGGGAATATCCAGAGGCAGCTGATGGAGCTACGGATGCAAAAAAGTCAATTTGAAGCACAAATTTCTGCCCTGGATCGACGGATCGAACAATCACGTGGATTTTTGGATCGAGTGCCGGACAACAGAGTTCAACTGGCCCGACTGGAGCGAACGGTTGAAATGAACCGGGAGCTTTATACTTCTATTTCCCAACAGGAGGCAGAAATAGGTCTTTGGGAACAAACACAAAGTAGCAATGCAACAATTTTCGACCATGCTACCGTAAATATGAGCCCGGTTAAACCTCAAAAAACTATATGGTATCTGGGTAGTATCCTTTTGGGATTTTTACTTCCGTTGGCCATTATATTGGCAAAGGATTATTTTACTTCAGTTATAAACAGCTCGGAGAAATTAAAATCTTATCCCTATCCATTATTGTCAGTAATTTATCACTATTCTCTTTTGGAAAGCCGGGGATGGAACTTTAGTAAAAAGAAAGGAAGTGAGAAAGGCGTTTCTGAAGATTTAGTGATGTACCATGATACCACTTCACCTATTGCTGAGTCTTACCGACGCATGGTAGGTAATCTGTTGTATGGTAACCCCGATCATATACCGAAAACTTTGCTTATTACCAGTAGTGGAGCTGGAGAAGGTAAAACTACCCTGACGGCTAATTTAGGATGGGCTCTTGCTGAAATTGGAAAAAAGGTTCTGATTATCGATTGTGATTTTCGTCGGCCTAATTCCCATAAAATGTTTAATTTGTCTGTTAGTCCGGGATTAACAGAATTAGTTTATGATGAATCTACGGCAGAAAAAGCAATACGATCTACAAAAATGACTGATTTGTATGTTCTACCGGCCGGTAAGAAACCTATTCAGCCTGCAAAATTAACTTCAAGCAGTAAATTCAAAGAACTTGTTAAAAAATTAAAAGAAGAATACGATATCGTATTATTTGATACTCCTCCTTATGGTATTGTATCCGATATAACTCCAATTATTGGTATGAGTGATCAAATCATTGTTGCGGCTAAATTCAATGAAACTAAAGACGTGGTTCTTAAAAATACGTTGGAAGACTTAAACAGGGGATATGATGAGAATAATATTGGTCTTGTCTTAACCATGTATAAGCCCAAGAAAAGCAGCGATAGCTACGAAACGAAAGGGTTATATCAGTACAGGTATCAGGAGTATTACGACTATGCAAAGACGAACTAA
- the rnc gene encoding ribonuclease III — translation MFEKLRALFQSEEPLPPEHQKRVDKLQRITEVPVENPHIYIRALRHRSTLADENYSPTDSYERLEFLGDAVLDLIVTEIIFDLFPKEEEGFLTKLRAKLVKGDTLAEFARELELNELLLLADRAHGQGIENSKSVLSDVFEALVGALYLDAGYRSASEFVRSVIEQYINFDTITNTLDNYKSLLLEFAQANKMEIPTYRVVKEKGPGHDKTFEIEVFVDNQPISTGIGKSKKKAEQQAARKALQILKK, via the coding sequence ATGTTCGAAAAGCTTAGGGCTCTTTTTCAATCCGAAGAACCGCTCCCCCCTGAGCATCAAAAAAGAGTAGATAAACTTCAGCGAATAACTGAAGTTCCCGTTGAAAATCCGCATATTTATATTCGGGCATTACGCCACCGATCTACTTTGGCGGATGAGAATTATAGTCCCACAGATTCGTATGAACGTCTGGAATTTTTAGGAGATGCTGTTCTTGACCTCATTGTTACTGAGATTATTTTTGATCTTTTTCCAAAAGAAGAGGAAGGATTCCTTACAAAACTGCGAGCTAAATTAGTCAAGGGAGATACACTGGCAGAATTTGCACGTGAACTGGAACTAAATGAGTTGCTATTGCTGGCAGATCGTGCACACGGACAAGGAATAGAAAACTCTAAGAGTGTCCTCTCAGATGTATTTGAAGCCCTTGTTGGAGCGCTTTATCTGGATGCCGGATATAGATCGGCATCAGAATTTGTACGCAGTGTAATCGAACAGTATATCAATTTTGATACTATTACAAATACCTTAGATAATTATAAAAGTTTGTTGTTGGAGTTTGCCCAGGCAAATAAGATGGAAATTCCAACTTACCGTGTGGTAAAAGAAAAAGGTCCTGGTCATGACAAAACGTTTGAGATTGAGGTCTTTGTAGATAACCAGCCTATATCTACAGGTATTGGTAAGAGTAAAAAGAAGGCAGAACAACAGGCCGCCCGTAAAGCATTACAGATCCTGAAAAAATAA
- a CDS encoding porin family protein, with protein MKKRFQLFTLLLFMVPFWSHISYAQNVGLGASVGFNLSTHINDFTYQFGDTELNFSPEFTEGYNAGLIYRQIFGRNVRMQLEPTLTQVGASYSDTFLYNNFEFESESRTDLTYFQLPILFQFTTTPPDRAEFPRPWAETTYHISTGIYGGYLIDATFTGTNRGAPIGIEFENSFSDDVTHLYTPYEAGAIIGGGLEYGLNTKVGVELQALLGLVGFSDNSGKNYDPQNIAFTFDIYFLF; from the coding sequence ATGAAAAAGAGATTTCAGTTATTCACTCTATTACTTTTTATGGTTCCTTTCTGGAGCCATATATCCTATGCCCAAAATGTAGGCCTGGGGGCCTCTGTGGGATTTAATCTCAGCACTCACATTAATGACTTTACATATCAGTTTGGAGACACAGAGCTGAATTTTTCACCTGAATTCACAGAAGGATATAACGCAGGGCTTATTTACAGGCAGATATTTGGCCGCAACGTCCGAATGCAGCTTGAACCGACGCTTACTCAAGTTGGAGCCAGTTATTCTGATACATTCCTATACAACAATTTCGAATTTGAATCCGAAAGCAGGACAGACCTCACCTATTTTCAGCTTCCTATTCTATTTCAATTTACAACCACTCCTCCTGATCGTGCCGAATTTCCTCGGCCTTGGGCAGAAACTACGTATCACATTTCGACTGGTATTTATGGAGGATATCTTATTGATGCTACTTTCACTGGCACAAATCGGGGAGCACCAATAGGTATAGAATTTGAAAATAGTTTCTCGGATGATGTAACTCATCTTTATACTCCTTACGAGGCTGGCGCTATCATCGGGGGTGGACTTGAATATGGATTAAATACTAAAGTTGGTGTTGAATTACAGGCTCTCCTAGGACTGGTAGGATTTTCAGACAATTCGGGAAAAAATTATGATCCTCAAAACATCGCCTTCACTTTTGATATATACTTTCTTTTCTAG
- a CDS encoding sulfotransferase: protein MLNKKLKEIDKRFLNSYLFKKLNPRKARIYCVGTPKSGTHSIRQIFKNNLRASHEPERLAFIDAINQYQAQRLNEKQLVKYLRKRDRRLWLEVDSSFLNYFFLDQFIREMPDSKFILTIRDPYSWMDSWLNHELNVPMAEPLQAIFDQLSGKEQEKYAPEEKILEKLNLPSLKGLLQYWEKHNSQVISKVPGERLLVVRTDQITDRQDEILKFAGVLNGTLPQKSSNSHAYKAKQKHHILNKIDPNHLKKTVNEFCSPVVEAFFPEINVSTNNVLRFGKGTN from the coding sequence ATGTTGAATAAAAAACTTAAAGAGATTGATAAAAGATTTTTAAATTCTTATCTCTTTAAAAAACTAAATCCCAGGAAGGCAAGAATTTATTGTGTGGGAACCCCAAAATCGGGAACACATTCAATTCGCCAAATTTTTAAAAATAATTTACGAGCAAGTCATGAACCTGAGCGGCTCGCTTTTATTGATGCTATTAATCAGTATCAGGCTCAACGATTGAATGAGAAACAACTTGTGAAATACTTGCGAAAAAGAGATCGGAGACTATGGCTTGAAGTTGATTCCTCATTTCTAAATTATTTTTTCCTTGATCAATTTATCCGTGAGATGCCTGATTCAAAATTTATTCTAACGATCCGGGATCCATATTCCTGGATGGACTCTTGGCTGAATCATGAACTCAATGTACCAATGGCAGAGCCGCTTCAGGCTATTTTTGACCAGCTATCCGGTAAAGAGCAGGAAAAATATGCTCCAGAAGAAAAAATACTGGAGAAACTTAATTTACCATCCTTAAAAGGATTGTTACAGTATTGGGAAAAACATAACAGTCAAGTTATTAGTAAAGTACCGGGAGAACGATTGTTGGTCGTGCGTACCGATCAGATTACAGATCGGCAGGATGAGATTCTTAAATTTGCCGGGGTATTAAATGGAACCTTACCCCAAAAGTCGTCAAACTCGCATGCATACAAGGCAAAACAAAAACATCATATATTAAATAAAATAGATCCTAATCATCTTAAGAAAACGGTTAATGAGTTTTGTAGCCCAGTAGTTGAGGCATTTTTTCCAGAAATAAATGTTTCAACAAATAATGTCCTTCGTTTTGGAAAAGGAACTAATTAA